tgcagttcttcttcaaaatagccaattttgtcacagctccagcaagacaactttgacttttcattcaaaacaaccttatttgaaaaccttattataaccttgatatatatgcgtgctcatttattgataccagagaaccttttatattccaccatattaccatcagcgtttaatcatctaaaaacacaattcttctgacaccacctcgaattgataaccgatgattcagatatcgtagcattaaatgcagaggaaacagaaaaatggtagatggtttaaacggccaagagtttgatgataaagaatggagtgttgggaacgctcgattaaaaaatttgatactgaaaaacgggttgagctaaccatgaaggagaccaagaacaaatacaagaaccaaaccctatattcaaagaatccaggtaattctggatccgatgaaatctttagagaatatcttgctccgaagtcatgttaaaatcttgcggaaaatttttcttcatcaaccttcgaccttagaaattccaaaatatcatcataaatatcttcgatatttctgaggatattttcataaatattcttgttcgaaattatctatctcttcgagttttctgtatttcattatattggaaacttctataaaatctaagtataaactatgaatgaattgtggagaagtgttgggaattgaagcatgagttagtataatataatgacgtcaggccaacatggttatattacagtaagtcatgctgagtttctaatgaaacgtgatgatggttcacagtagattataccattatcatgtgtcatgttacataactctttcattctacataacctccgaacatatcaagaagaatatattcttgatagttctatcttctgtaattttgataaatttgaaaatcaaattgtgctatcacgttccttcctgcttagaatattataatcattcgaaactctatatctacaaattctggaccattattcacttgacttggggtcgggaagagaaaacaagagcatggagctccgaaaaataaaggaaaatataaagctgatcacaaacacaggaattacaaaccgtgtatatcaatgtttatcgcaacataaagacacgggagaattaaaagcattataaccccaagggaaaaATAGAAGAAAAtgaattcctccggtggtaattagaaaaggagaatgattgttactatagtgaggataagaacaagaatcagaactggattaagcattttcacaatcttttgaatttaggaattgtgtatagaagtggtgaaaactaatggaactgaaaagataaatttatactggaaatatcagtcatagtaatcgggacagatcatcgcatttaattaaagatatccgaatttccttaaatctcgaagaatcagatcttatagatttcgaagattttctttaaatcccttgaataccggaaatcaaccatgattagtcaaaagttatgatgaaaccgtctttatcatttcactatttagtgatagcttcactcgtgcacttcgaataatcgaattgtcttattcatattactcaaggtgataaaactctaattatcaattcatattcgtcatgaaaacatttttatggttagccatgaccacctcactcaaatttcgggacgaaatttctttaacgggtaggtactgtgacgacccgaaaatttccgaccaaatttaaactaaatctttatatgatctcgacacgataagcaaagtctgtaaagttgagtctaaaaaaaattttgaagtgttttcttGTATTTAATTGATCTACGACcattcacgacgattcacgaacttgtacttgtaaataaatatgtatacatttataaatgtaatatatatacaaTGTATAAGTATCAAACAtttaaataatgttatcatataatgaatgatctaattacataattaataaattgtaatattaatattcaatgtaattacaagttaaaaatatatttgttataatattattattattattattattattattattattattattattactaatattaatatcattattattaatgttatggaAACATGTaactcattatattattattattattattattattaaaatgtataaaacccattattgtaaaatatatattaaatagttatattacataatctataatatgtaatactaattaAATGctgttgttataatattattattatctttaatattaatatcaatactagtgttattaatattcttataaaaaatatgaaatttgatatataaatattattgctaatgttattattattagtattattataattaataatattattatcaatttcactaaaattattatttttgtgacttactattattattactcttattattattattattattattattattattattattattattattattattattattattattattattattattattattattattattattattattattattattattattattattattattagtattagcattattattattgttttatttgtatcattattatcattgtttatgaaattattatttttattaaaattattataagtattgttattttcattaagatacaacttattattattgtcattaatgttattattattattattattactattattattattattattattgttattaatagtaacattattagtaataattattattatctttatattattatttattattattatttctaatattagcaagttttataatttatatatttattaaattattaatattaaagataaaatataaaaagaatcggtttgttatgcatctccatcaactttattttttttaaagttcGTGATTCCTTGTCTACTAAACTATTTCTTCATCTTACTTTTACTTCTGTTACACTTAATTATCTAACTTATCTATCATATTTATTCTACCTTTCTATCTatctaatatatatacttaatacatatgcaTTGAAAACATAATCAAAACATCACCGATCACTCTCTTCTCTATGATCAACCACCACTAATCATCACCTCCATCAAATTCATTATCACCATCGAATCCCATCATCTTGGAgtgtatttttttttgtttcatgttgcaaCACCATAGATCAATACATTCAACAAATCACAAAAACTCCCACACACCTTCGGTTCTTACTGTAAGTGAATCACCATCACTCTAACAACCACCTTGTTTAATCTCCACGTTAAGAACCACCACCTATAAGCGCCACCTGCCATCTGTTACTTCTGCTACTGTCGCTTTTATTCTACCCAAAACATCACCACATAAAAAATCAACAACTTCCACTACAATCCCATAACAACTATCATTATGAGCTTGCTGTTGTAGTCATAAAACACCACCAACATTTTGTTGTAAAACTTATGTTGCTGCAGCTATTTTGCTGCAGTGTACTCGCTAACCAAACAGACCAAAACTGCTGTGTTGCAGTTACATTTACACCTGATACTTCATTAGTTACCTACTATTGTCTCATTCGAACAAACGCAGCCTTAAATTTTAGATCAGGACTACTAAAAATAATGAACAAACCGTTACCTACCATTCGATTTATTTGTACTACAACTTGATCAATTATTTATTATTACAACTTGAAAGTGGTCTTTACATGATGCTGTTTTGTTTCCTTTTATATTTTGGTCGACAACTTTAAACCCACTTGATCATTGATTTCAAACACCTACACCCACTTGTGAATATAAAAGTAAAGAATGACTTTTAGATCATATGATTCTGTGAAGTGGAAGCAGAGAAAGACGATTGAAAATTTCATGATGATAATGAATGATATTCAATGTATGGTGATACataaaataacataaaaataagGTTGATGATAACGATATAACAAAGTTTCTAATGAGCTGTAAAGGAGAAAAACAATGTTTTTGCGGTTCCTGTGTTACCAACCGAAACCCTACCTCAATTACATCGAGTAATTCAATTTAAAAAGTGTTATTGGATCGAGAACCTTGTATTAGTAAATTGGGTCAGTTTTTGTGATGGGCCGATTGAGTTAAAAGGGAAACATAAATGATACGGGTTAAATATAAGTAAGCCGTGTTATTAATCAGAAAAACAAAGGCAGAGGgacggttaagggtgttgatgggtgagcgggaggtcgcgggtttgagtccGGGCAAGAGCATTTTTTTTTATTTGGAACATATCCttgaggtagtttttattattattattattattattattattattattattattattattattattattattattattattattattattattattattattattattattattattattattattattattattattattatatttattaaattaagtattattattattgttatcatcattagtaaaattattattattattatttttaacattattattattatttttatcattactattattattattattattatcattattagaattagtatagtattatcattactaaaaatatcattattttactactagtattattaaaaattattactattattattattattattattattattacaagctaatacaactttttattaatattattttaccaaataacaattagttacataaaaccatatataatacatataacatataatttactaaaataacaagtatatcactaataatataaaatttcattcgatgtcaattatatgttttaataaatatatgaataatataggttcgtgaatccgaggccaaccctgcattgttcaatatagtcatatgtatttttactacaaaatacatttggtgagtttcattactccctttttatatatatttttgggctgagaatacatacgctgttttataaatgttttacgaaataggcacaagtactaaaactaattctatgtgggtttaaaccagaaatatacccttagcttggtaacattaaactacttgtctatgtacggtaggcgcgaatcctaaagatagatctattgggcctgacaaacctcatcctgactatgggatgctttaatacttcgaggttattttaaacacacctgatctagtgtacttcagagggtaaaacatgaacgttaaggcttgttaccgggtgcctacagcttatagaatacttttatacacttgcgagtgtacatatatttataaacggaaatcttgtggtctatcaaaatgatgaattttattgttttatgataaacttatgaactcaccaaccttttggttgacacttgaaagcatgtttattctcaggtatgaaagaaatcttccgctgtgcatttgctcatactacatggagtcgttcatgacatatagaagtcagaacctcgcaatgggaccaactgttgaagacttcgtccagatggattaggacgggtcactgcaCCCTGCAACCGGATACCACTCATCCCAGCCGGTAACCGAAATAAACTTGATCAATTTGGTTCTTTCAATTTTCTAAGACTACTGACTTATAGTGATATCTTCATTTTGTGTGTAGTAAACAATATGGCCTAGTTTATACAACATTAATACCGGTTAATGTTTACATTGCTCTAAAAAGGAAGTAGGTTGATGTACTTTTTCTCAAATGAGATTACTCCTCTACATTTTTGAGTTAAAAGTAATGATGTTTCGCAACTTCATAACAGCATACGCCCATAAGGTTACATTTATCACCACACACGTCTGAGTGATCCAGCGTTATACATACAATATTATTCGTGATGTAATAATAACGAGGTGCAGTGAGTCAGCCATAGAATGCGCACATTTAAGGGTCTAGATGGCGAATTAATTACTTGCACGCCGAACAGAAGTTAGACAGTAAGTCATAGATGGAATGCAGACGTATCTTTGTTAGTATCTTTTTTTTTGACTATTTGCATAGCATTCAAGTCCTATATAAGTCACTATGCTCACTCATATTTCATCACAACAAAATCATTCAGTTTCTTACATATATTCTTTTAAGAACTACAATTATAATGGCTGTTGTCACTGTTGAACTTGAGCTCACTTCTTCACTTCCTGCTCCTAAACTTTTTAATGTCTACAATGACTACGAAAACATTGCTGCTAAGGTCCAACCAGAAAGTTACAAATCCATCAATATCGTTCAAGGTGATGGTGGTGTTGGAAGCATCATGAGTACTACATATGCTGATGGTAATTAGGTTAATTCTTAATACTTTTATTTTTTATAGCAAGAAAAGACATATCATTATATCAACAAAAATGATATGTAAAAGGCTTCAAGGCGGTGgaggttttttttatttattttataagctTTAACTTCTCGTATTGTTTGATAAGATAAAATATTAAAAGCCAGTTATTGAAAAGTAAAACTCTAGAAGAAAAAAATAGTTGAAGTAGCTTTTAAAAATAAGTTGGTAACTTATGAATTAATTAATAAACTATATAATAAAATACCCTTTATATAACCGTGTATTGCTTTATAATTTTATACATCAATTCACATGTTTAGGTTGCAACTACTTTTAGCCAAATAATTACATAGATTCGATTGCTTTTAATGTAAGGTTAACtctttttttttaacggcgattttcgcatcagcggatcatttatttcaacgaccctcatcatttgcacataACACACACGTTCGAGCGAAAACCCGAATCCGATCGACGGTATTCGGGAACACATCCATACGGGTGGTGTCCGGTAAAACCTCTCAGCTAGACTTACTTTAATGAGACACATTCTCTTACAAAGAAATTTAAATTGGTGACCTCAACCCACGCATCCCACGTAATGTGAGAGTGAACTTGCGAATTAATTGTGTGTGCAAAGATTCGAACCCACATCTCTCATGTTGGAAGAATGGGTCAATCCACTACACCGCTGAAGATAAAGAGAAAAACAGAACACACTGATTGTATAGTACGTTTAAACTTGTTTTTAGGTCTACATTATTAGCCATATTTAGCAATGGGTGATGATTCGCGCGTACACCACCAAAATTATCCATACACTACTAAATATGCAATAGAGTGTTGTActgtgttgtactgtacaaccctCTAAAacatatttagtggtgtatggatgATTTTCAGTGGTGTACGAATCAGTCCCCTTTAGCTACATTATTATCGTATAAAACCACCAATTATGCATTTATGCACATTATGTCTTGTCTTAAGAGTTGGACCAAGAAGCTGCTTATTGAAGAATTTCAACATTCCGCTTAGCCAAAGGCTCTTTAGCCATAATTTTGTGTTTATTATGCTTTCTTAAACTTGATGTAATATCTTAGGATGTTGTTATTTAGCTTAATCACAACTTACTAAAATTAAGCATGCACAATGCACATGTAGGTTACCCGTTCAAGAGTTTAAAGAGCAAGGTCGATGTCGTTGACAAAAACAACTTAAGCATTGGCTACACGGCCTTTGAAGGTGACGCCTTGATGGGTATAATCGACACTGCCACTCATCATATTAAGTTCGTACCATCTTCGAACGGAGGAAGTGTATACAAGCACACAGTGGAGATTAAGTGCAAAGGCGATTCTAAGCTGGATGAAGATAAAATCAATCTTGCAAAAGAAGCATGCAACAAAACCTTCAAGGCAATTGAGTCATATGTCATTGCTCATCCTGAAACTTACTGAATAAGAACTTATATTAACGTCTCTATGAGAATTTGAATGCTCTGTTTTAGTATGTTTTTTGCCTTTTCTGAAAAAATAACGGACATGTTCTTCGGTTATGTGACTTATGTCATTAAAGATTGTACTTTGTTTTTGTTTGATATAATAACAACTGCCTGAAAGAAAAGATTTGGATGAAATAAATGAAGGTATCtaatcgataaataaataaataccttgTAAACATTATTAACAATCAGGATTACGAATTAACTATTGATGACAAATGACAACTAAAAAAACTACTAACCTTGGAACACTTGTTGGGAGTTTCATAAAGCAACCGTTAGACCGTTCATAATGGGGCTTTAAATCCTAAAAGAAACGCCCTCAAATCTTATGTGGCAAGTGAAGTGGCAAAAAATTTGACGCCCTGACTCCTTTAACCCTGACGTCTTTAACCATGACGCTCCCTGACGATCTCGGGGGCGTTGTCACAAATTTGACGGAAAAAACAAATGCATCATTGATTTTTCAACCAATCAGAATCCACcctaaatttttatatattattaatttatatattttatacggaATTACCAACCATATTTAATCACACAATTCATCACAAATTtaacattcaaattcaaattcaaatttgacACTCTCCTTTAAATAATTCACTTAATCACTTTGTCATTTCATTAAAAAGTACATCATTTGCCTCTAACTTCATAGTCATAGTCATAGTCATAGTCATAGTCATAGTCGGAGTTAAAAAAGAGTCAAACAATAGTACATAATGCAAAACTACACACACCGACTTGAAGCTAACCAAACACAAAATTTCATAAACCTTTCATGTAATTATTAGAGGTATTAAAGATAACTTAGGGTCCACGTATCCTGATGAACTTGGAGAGCAAGTTTATGAGTAAATATTGTATAGATATAGTTACCATATATTGTTGTATTTATCTTATTCTCGAAGTTATGtatgtattataaatataaatgaaaTCTATCCCACTGTAAAGAATTATTTTCTAATATGATATCTGCTTAATCGATCTTCACGATCAATTAAAAAAAACGTACGCTTCTTTTCTCTTCATGAATCGGTCATATTAATTCTGCACGTTCTTGGTTTTGTTGCAGCCTTTCAATTCAAGTCTTagcataataatttttttttttttatcatcaccGACTCAACAATCGATTCAACCATTTGTGTTACATTATATTAATTGATTTTTTTTTCACACACTTTCACATCATTCATATTTTTATAATCGATCAtctaacacaaaaaaaaaaataaaaaaaataaaaaataaaaaaatccacACAAAAAGGCTTGTGTTTTATTACGGCAGATAACAAAACTCTCCAAAATCCTCTCTTTTTTTGTCAACAGTTGAACTTTATGTTCTTTAGGGAGTGGATATTTAATTCAAAGTGATTGATCACAATTTAATTCCTATATATTCTCCACCCGATCATTGAGTACTTATAATCATGATCGTAAACTTAATACTTTTGTCGAGCAAGTTTTTATCTAGAGATCGAGTCAGGCCCCTATGTGTGTGCCGCCATCTCTAcagcgagtccgagtcaggcccccCATGTGTGTGCCACCGTCGCTACATCGAGACCGAGTCAGGCTATCTCTCTGCCGCCGTCTCATTACACCGCTGACACATCTAacttctttttctctcttctttttcttGAATCTCAACTTTCTTCAAtttcttttctaaaaaaaaaaaaaaaacttctatattctaattttttttttttttttgtcattctCGTTTTGTCCACCACAGTGTCGTTAGGATAACCTTGGAAGAAGCACCGTCTGAAGTGCTCGGTTAGCACACCACTCGTGAAGTTAGGACATTGTTTGAAGAAGCAATATCAAGAGCATGGATTGTCCGTTGTTCAAATCTTTTTGCACCAAGCTCGAGTTAGTTTCCCACCTCTTCGCTTGAGGGAGGGTATTAGAGGTATTAGAGATAACTTAGGGTCTAAGTATCTTGATGAACTTGAAGAATAAGTTTATGAGTAAATATTGTATAGATATAGTTACCATATATTGTTGTATTTATCTTATTCTTCaagttatgtatatattataaatatgaATGAAATCTATCCCACTGTGGAGAATTATTTTCTAATAGTAATGTAGtcaaattaaattaaaaaatgTTCTAAACAACAAAAACATCCAAACCTTATACTGATATGTAACGCAATGAAGATACATTGGTGATATACTGATATACACCTGATGAAAATGGCATTGGATCAACTACTTTGATACTCGAAAATATTCAACCTCAAAAACAAATTTACATTTTTCTTAATCGTCGTTGCAAGAATTAGGGATATATAACTAAAGTGAGAAGATGCATTCATGCATATTTTGTTTGGGTGTATATGGAATTGTAGCTATAATGGTGAGCGAATACTAGCCTTTAGTTACCGTTACCAATAAAAAAAAATGCGAGACAATTACAGTTATACAGATTTGTGTATTTGGAGTTAGTTTGGTGCAATAACTTTAACAAAATAATTATACGAGTCTGTGTCAAAATAACCGTATCATTGGAATTATGAAATTTTATTTTTTCAACTTTAATTTAAATagctttatttattatttatactacggagtattacatAAAAACTgattaaatatttttattaataaaaatacattTACTATTTCAGTTCATTTATATAGATTTCatcaaatgttatataacataaacaaAGATATTTGCGATTTGTTGTTTCTGTAAGTTGTGGTTGTTTTGTCGGCAAGGCTCGCCTTTAGATAGTATTATAGTTGGGCTCGTTAGGGTGTTAGGTTTTCGCTTTCGAGTTGCGAAATTTGCCGTCTCTCTTTGTATATGTTAGGTTGGTCCCAACCATGACAGCACTTCTTCCAGTACTAGCcgtcacatcagcgccacatcatcaCTTACTTTCCAGGACTAAACACTACCAACAATGACATATTTCCTCATAAAATTTGGAATTcactatattatttaattaattaagtgtACAAGTATACAAGCAAAAGGTACCACACATTTTAGCACATCCTCCGTCCACAAATATTTCACACAAGGACTGAAAGAGAGACGAGATAGAGGGTTGACCCCTGGACGATTTACTGCCATCAGCTTCCTCCTAGGCGGAAGACTGGGCGGGTGTGGAGAGTGGAGACTGGCTGTTGAGACCAGCCTTAGGTGTTTCATCAGTTGATGAGAGTACTTTGTAAAGTTAGTTTCATTTTTTCCCAAAAGAAAACAGAGATATATAATTTGTAGTCAATATGAAAAAGTAAAACTTTTAAAAGTTAAATTGAGACATTCATTTAAGAATCTAGAGTGTATTGATATCTAGTATGTTTCAACAACAGTCTCAAGTGTGTGATTAAGATTCTAAATTCTGCATGTTATAAACATGTTGTAAATGGGTGTAAGATATATGTAAAGAGTGAGTACTGGTAATCTACAATTACTTTTTACatgtttgagtttcttaaatttagAGCAatgtttaaataaatcataatttcTACAAAAAACAGTCAACTGCTTTATAATTGTCAAATGCAATATGTGAAAGCCAATATTAAATATGATAAAACCACTTGTTACTTTAagttaggggtgttcatcggttcggttttcgatttTCGGATTATTTGGTTCGATTTTGTAACTTTTATAATCAAAACCGAAAACCTAACCGAAACCGAATTCAAATATTAAAACCGAAACCAAATCGAAAGCCGAATTTAAATTCGGTTtgatttcggttaaaaccgaatttaactttgaaaatcaatttttttttttacttttttcctAAGAGATGAACAAACATTATCGTATTAACTTTGTAATATATCATACTACAATACATAATACAATACATATTATATCAggaaaatatataaaatcaataaCTAAGAGAAAGTCGATTTGAATTGGCTACATGTATAAGAATTTGGAGACAAGAAAATTAGAAAAAGTATGAATTAATAATTTCAATACAATTTCAAATTCAGATAAATATACTTTGACTTGAAAAAGTAAATTATCTACTCAAATCATATATCTAATACATGTATACGA
This window of the Rutidosis leptorrhynchoides isolate AG116_Rl617_1_P2 chromosome 7, CSIRO_AGI_Rlap_v1, whole genome shotgun sequence genome carries:
- the LOC139858734 gene encoding root allergen protein-like, whose product is MAVVTVELELTSSLPAPKLFNVYNDYENIAAKVQPESYKSINIVQGDGGVGSIMSTTYADGYPFKSLKSKVDVVDKNNLSIGYTAFEGDALMGIIDTATHHIKFVPSSNGGSVYKHTVEIKCKGDSKLDEDKINLAKEACNKTFKAIESYVIAHPETY